One stretch of Pseudoxanthomonas sp. Root65 DNA includes these proteins:
- a CDS encoding translocation/assembly module TamB domain-containing protein, with protein sequence MRKHRLPDNLTPEEREARIAELRARRKARMRTLAIRSAIGTGVLTVLLCVGLYWLLQTVAGRDVLLAQIKARLPADASLEYRDVEGPIAGPLTLRGVDFRWDTIRFTADEVYLEPDLRPLLGKRLRLDVLKLRGAMLDVPKSDEPFELPHWPDVLPQIEMPLAIQADVLEIDRFLVRQSGQRLIDIARATGAIDIGNGYVHAEKLAIASDRGAFGVHGGYAPRDGYATDLTATGVFPASLGRTPARIGLVARGNRARMNVGVSGAAPAPVRATLTLRGETKPTWSFAAKTEALDLSLLGVMDDSTPVAFDLVAKGAGGAADLQGTVQQGDIAVVIEPSHARIDGEVLTVEPLAIRAFDGYASLRGRADFTVPENPEFRFAVNARGLRWGTEADSMIGAEGDFGLAGKLEAWAAIGKATLTRGDDSALLEFDGRGNAERVQLETLRATMPTGTLDATGTVGWAPVLDWDVSATLAGFDPGYFAAGWNGNVSGNLASKGRQREDGLFQGTLEVPKLSGRLRDRPLDARGTFALDGHNGEGDLALSLGGSRVTAKGKVGDTLAIDAAFRPLNLADLLPDASGTLSGTVNLTGARTAPNIDADLGGENLRWNDWSAGALSLRGRLPWRSGSGDLALQGSAVDVGTVLDTVSLNARGAVEDLRIEGDARNAMGAVALSGTAQKRGANWQGTLDALRIAPSKGNPWTLRQPARFAQNGANWTLSESCLGSDIGGALCASANWPRQGLDVRGEALSLALVQPWLPPADGRPLTLRGEFTLDATLRPAGNAWQGEVHLASLDGGLKMGTTARGEIIRYDNFTLDVDFTPQRIQGRLGTGFKGDGYVDATFTTGWDAFAPLKGDLYFNNSRLFWMELFSPDLVRPRGTLAGHIGLAGTRGRPLLSGEATLTEFTGELPALGVSLVEGGAELVALSDGSARIDGSMKTVSSTGGTGTGGVLNVSGTLGWNNDTTPLQFQVRGDNVLVADTTDLRAVASPNLQVGFADNTIQVRGEVGIPSATIDVEKLDDGVSASEDVVVLDPADPERAPSSRLDLDLALKVGDQVELKGYGLEGTLAGTMHVRSQPGREMLATGRLDVDGRYEAYGQKLRITRGELTWSNNAVSDPRINIRAEREVVSASVTAGIDVTGRASQPRARVWSNPAMAESEALAYLVLGRSLNTASSDESQRINAASSALGAGAGLLASQLGARIGLDDAGVLESRTLGGSVFGVGKYLSPKLYVSYGVSMVGSGSAVTLKYLLRKGFDVEIESSTIETRGSVNWRKEK encoded by the coding sequence GTGAGGAAGCACCGGCTCCCCGACAACCTGACCCCGGAAGAGCGCGAAGCGCGCATCGCCGAACTGCGCGCGCGCCGCAAGGCGCGCATGCGCACGCTGGCGATCCGCAGCGCGATCGGCACCGGCGTGCTCACCGTGCTGCTGTGCGTCGGCTTGTACTGGCTGTTGCAGACCGTCGCCGGCCGCGACGTGCTGCTGGCGCAGATCAAGGCGCGGCTGCCGGCGGACGCGTCGCTGGAGTATCGGGACGTCGAAGGCCCGATCGCCGGCCCGCTGACGCTGCGCGGCGTGGACTTCCGCTGGGACACGATCCGTTTCACTGCCGACGAGGTGTACCTGGAGCCGGACCTGCGTCCGCTGCTCGGCAAGCGCCTGCGCCTGGACGTGCTGAAACTGCGCGGCGCGATGCTCGACGTGCCGAAGAGCGACGAGCCGTTCGAACTGCCGCATTGGCCCGATGTACTGCCGCAGATCGAAATGCCGCTGGCGATCCAGGCGGACGTGCTGGAGATCGACCGCTTCCTGGTCCGCCAGAGCGGCCAGCGCCTCATCGACATCGCACGCGCCACCGGCGCCATCGACATCGGCAACGGCTACGTGCATGCCGAGAAGCTGGCCATCGCCAGCGACCGTGGCGCGTTCGGCGTGCACGGCGGCTACGCGCCGCGCGATGGCTATGCCACCGACCTCACGGCCACGGGCGTGTTCCCCGCGTCGCTGGGTCGTACGCCGGCGCGCATCGGCCTGGTGGCACGCGGCAACCGTGCACGCATGAATGTCGGCGTGTCGGGCGCCGCGCCGGCCCCCGTGCGCGCCACACTCACGCTGCGTGGCGAGACGAAGCCGACCTGGAGCTTCGCCGCGAAGACGGAAGCCTTGGACCTCTCGCTGCTCGGCGTGATGGACGACAGCACGCCGGTGGCGTTCGACCTGGTGGCCAAGGGCGCCGGCGGCGCGGCCGACCTGCAGGGCACGGTGCAGCAGGGCGACATCGCCGTCGTGATCGAGCCCTCGCATGCCCGCATCGACGGCGAAGTGCTGACCGTGGAACCGCTGGCGATCCGCGCATTCGATGGCTATGCCTCGCTGCGCGGGCGCGCCGACTTCACGGTGCCGGAGAATCCCGAGTTCCGCTTCGCGGTCAATGCGCGCGGCCTGCGCTGGGGCACGGAAGCCGACAGCATGATCGGCGCCGAAGGCGACTTCGGCCTGGCCGGCAAGCTGGAAGCGTGGGCGGCTATCGGCAAGGCCACGCTGACGCGCGGCGACGACAGCGCGCTGCTGGAATTCGACGGCCGCGGCAATGCCGAGCGCGTGCAGCTGGAAACGCTGCGCGCCACCATGCCCACCGGCACGCTTGATGCGACCGGCACGGTCGGCTGGGCGCCGGTGCTGGACTGGGACGTCAGCGCCACGCTGGCCGGCTTCGATCCCGGCTATTTCGCCGCGGGCTGGAACGGCAACGTCTCCGGCAACCTCGCCTCGAAGGGCCGTCAGCGCGAGGACGGCCTGTTCCAGGGCACGCTGGAGGTACCGAAACTCAGTGGCCGCCTGCGCGACCGTCCGCTCGACGCGCGCGGCACCTTCGCGCTGGACGGCCATAACGGCGAAGGCGACCTGGCGCTGTCGCTGGGCGGCAGCCGCGTCACCGCCAAGGGCAAGGTGGGCGACACGCTGGCCATCGACGCCGCGTTCCGCCCGCTCAACCTGGCCGATCTGCTGCCCGACGCCAGCGGCACGCTGTCCGGCACCGTCAACCTCACCGGCGCGCGCACTGCGCCGAACATCGACGCCGACCTCGGTGGCGAGAACCTGCGCTGGAACGACTGGAGTGCCGGCGCGCTCAGCCTGCGCGGTCGACTCCCGTGGCGCAGCGGCAGCGGCGACCTCGCGCTGCAGGGCAGTGCCGTGGATGTCGGCACCGTGCTGGACACCGTCAGCCTCAACGCGCGTGGTGCGGTGGAAGACCTGCGCATCGAGGGCGATGCACGCAACGCGATGGGCGCCGTCGCGCTGTCGGGCACCGCACAGAAACGCGGCGCCAACTGGCAGGGCACACTCGATGCCTTGCGCATCGCGCCGTCGAAGGGCAACCCGTGGACGCTGCGGCAGCCGGCGCGCTTCGCGCAGAACGGCGCCAACTGGACGCTGTCGGAGAGCTGCCTGGGCTCCGACATCGGCGGCGCGCTGTGCGCCAGCGCCAACTGGCCGCGGCAGGGGCTGGACGTGCGCGGCGAGGCGCTCTCGCTGGCACTGGTGCAACCGTGGCTGCCGCCGGCCGATGGCCGTCCGCTGACGCTGCGCGGCGAGTTCACGCTCGACGCGACCCTGCGTCCCGCCGGCAATGCATGGCAGGGCGAGGTGCACCTGGCCTCACTCGATGGCGGCCTGAAGATGGGCACCACCGCGCGTGGCGAAATCATCCGCTACGACAACTTCACCCTCGACGTCGACTTCACCCCGCAGCGCATCCAGGGGCGCCTGGGCACCGGCTTCAAGGGCGACGGTTATGTCGATGCGACCTTCACTACCGGCTGGGACGCGTTCGCTCCGCTGAAGGGCGATCTCTACTTCAACAATTCGCGCCTGTTCTGGATGGAGCTGTTCTCGCCGGACCTGGTGCGTCCGCGCGGTACGCTGGCCGGACACATCGGCCTCGCCGGCACGCGTGGGCGTCCGCTGCTCAGCGGCGAGGCGACGCTCACCGAGTTCACCGGCGAACTGCCCGCGCTCGGCGTGTCGCTGGTCGAAGGCGGCGCAGAACTGGTCGCCCTGTCCGACGGCAGCGCGCGCATCGACGGCAGCATGAAGACGGTCTCGTCCACCGGCGGCACCGGCACCGGCGGCGTGCTCAACGTGTCGGGCACGCTGGGCTGGAACAACGACACCACGCCGCTGCAGTTCCAGGTGCGCGGCGACAACGTGCTGGTGGCCGACACCACCGACCTGCGCGCGGTCGCATCGCCGAACCTGCAGGTCGGCTTCGCCGACAACACCATCCAGGTGCGCGGCGAGGTCGGCATTCCCTCCGCCACCATCGACGTGGAGAAGCTGGACGACGGCGTATCGGCCTCGGAGGACGTGGTCGTCCTCGATCCGGCCGATCCCGAGCGCGCGCCGAGTTCACGGCTGGACCTGGATCTCGCCCTGAAGGTCGGCGACCAGGTCGAACTCAAGGGCTACGGCCTGGAAGGCACGCTGGCCGGCACGATGCACGTGCGCTCGCAGCCGGGCCGCGAAATGCTGGCGACCGGCCGCCTGGACGTCGATGGCCGCTACGAAGCCTACGGCCAGAAGTTGCGCATCACCCGCGGCGAGCTGACCTGGAGCAACAACGCCGTCTCCGATCCGCGCATCAACATCCGCGCGGAACGCGAAGTGGTCAGCGCCAGCGTCACCGCCGGCATCGACGTCACCGGTCGCGCCAGCCAGCCGCGTGCGCGGGTATGGTCGAATCCGGCGATGGCCGAATCCGAAGCGCTCGCCTACCTCGTGCTGGGACGCTCGCTCAACACGGCCAGCAGCGACGAAAGCCAGCGCATCAACGCGGCCTCGTCCGCGCTGGGCGCCGGCGCCGGCCTGCTCGCCTCGCAGCTCGGCGCCAGGATCGGCCTGGACGATGCCGGCGTGCTGGAATCGCGCACGCTGGGCGGCTCGGTGTTCGGCGTGGGCAAGTACCTGTCGCCGAAACTGTACGTCAGCTATGGCGTCTCGATGGTCGGCTCCGGCTCGGCGGTGACGTTGAAGTACCTGCTGCGCAAGGGCTTCGACGTGGAAATCGAATCCAGCACCATCGAAACGCGCGGCTCGGTCAACTGGCGCAAGGAGAAGTAA
- a CDS encoding autotransporter assembly complex family protein — MRRFPRLATAVVLFAAMGHAWAAAIVDKVQIEGLDDELMVENINTALSLNDSLGKRLGESRLEYLLGEAVAETREALEPFGYYSPTVTVDAPRVEGAQDERLTVTVRVQLGEPVRVRKRDLSIEGEGGEDRYLKEDLAAFAPNIGEVFDHTTYEASKLVIVRRLADRGYFDADFTHRRVEVTRADHAADIALGWVSGIRYDMGATTFHQDKFEPGLLEKLVYWEEGSYFHQGKLDRLRESLVGLDYFSSIDIQANPDKAVEGRVPVDVNLELAKRDIYTAGVSYGTESGPGIRLGLDRRYVNSRGHKLSTHLDYAQKRKTLLTQYRIPAFKWLDGWYTVGVQASDEQTDYIDLRHVEFTGSRSGQVSEDWTAVASIHALRERWRYVEDDPLTGLPDTTVQYATFTYPSLRADYTNSPVGSNRPDQLAGSILLRGGVDGAGSDANFLQFHLRARWSQRYKTNSALIVRGEYGHTFTSSLVAMPPSLRFFAGGDRSIRGYSWREVGPRRGDYALGAKNVVTGSVEYEFYPKGGPYGGAVFVDTGSAFDGTRPDLSTGVGIGLRWRSPVGPVRLDLAHGLNDPDSGVQIYLNIGTDL; from the coding sequence ATGCGTCGATTTCCCCGCCTCGCCACCGCCGTCGTCCTGTTCGCCGCCATGGGCCATGCCTGGGCTGCGGCCATCGTCGACAAGGTGCAGATCGAGGGGCTCGACGACGAATTGATGGTGGAAAACATCAATACCGCGCTGTCGCTGAACGACTCGCTGGGCAAGCGGCTGGGCGAGTCGCGACTGGAATACCTGCTTGGCGAAGCCGTCGCCGAAACGCGCGAAGCGCTGGAGCCGTTCGGTTACTACTCGCCCACCGTCACCGTCGATGCACCGCGCGTCGAGGGTGCGCAGGACGAGCGGCTGACCGTCACTGTGCGCGTGCAGTTGGGCGAGCCGGTGCGCGTGCGCAAGCGCGACCTGTCCATCGAAGGCGAAGGCGGCGAAGACCGTTACCTGAAGGAAGACCTGGCCGCCTTCGCACCCAACATCGGCGAGGTGTTCGACCACACCACGTACGAAGCCAGCAAGCTGGTCATCGTGCGGCGGCTGGCGGATCGCGGTTATTTCGATGCCGACTTCACCCATCGCCGCGTGGAAGTCACGCGCGCCGACCATGCCGCCGACATCGCGCTGGGCTGGGTCAGCGGCATCCGCTATGACATGGGCGCCACCACCTTCCACCAGGACAAGTTCGAGCCGGGACTGCTGGAGAAGCTGGTGTACTGGGAAGAAGGCAGCTACTTCCACCAGGGCAAGCTGGACCGCCTGCGCGAATCGCTGGTGGGGCTCGACTATTTTTCCAGCATCGACATCCAGGCCAACCCCGACAAGGCCGTCGAAGGCCGCGTGCCGGTGGACGTGAACCTGGAACTGGCCAAGCGCGACATCTACACCGCCGGCGTCAGCTACGGCACCGAAAGCGGCCCGGGTATCCGCCTGGGCCTAGATCGCCGCTACGTGAATTCGCGTGGGCACAAGCTGTCCACGCACCTGGACTATGCGCAGAAGCGCAAGACGCTGCTGACCCAGTACCGCATTCCCGCCTTCAAGTGGCTGGATGGCTGGTACACCGTGGGCGTGCAGGCCAGCGACGAACAGACCGACTACATCGACCTGCGCCATGTCGAGTTCACCGGCAGCCGCAGCGGCCAGGTCAGCGAGGACTGGACGGCGGTGGCGTCGATCCACGCGCTGCGCGAGCGCTGGCGTTATGTCGAGGACGATCCGCTCACCGGCCTGCCCGACACCACCGTGCAGTACGCCACGTTCACTTACCCGTCGCTTCGCGCCGACTACACCAACTCGCCGGTCGGCTCGAACCGGCCTGACCAGCTGGCCGGCTCGATCCTGCTGCGCGGCGGCGTGGACGGTGCAGGGTCCGACGCCAACTTCCTGCAGTTCCACCTGCGCGCGCGCTGGTCTCAGCGGTACAAGACCAACAGTGCGCTGATCGTGCGCGGTGAGTACGGCCACACGTTCACCAGCTCGCTGGTGGCGATGCCGCCGTCGCTGCGCTTCTTCGCCGGTGGCGACCGCAGCATCCGCGGCTATTCCTGGCGCGAAGTGGGCCCACGCCGCGGCGACTACGCACTGGGCGCCAAGAACGTGGTCACCGGCAGCGTGGAATACGAGTTCTATCCCAAGGGCGGACCGTACGGCGGCGCGGTGTTCGTCGATACCGGCAGCGCATTCGACGGCACCCGTCCGGACCTGAGCACCGGCGTCGGCATCGGCCTGCGCTGGCGCTCGCCGGTAGGACCGGTGCGGCTGGATCTGGCGCATGGCCTGAACGATCCGGATTCCGGCGTCCAGATCTACCTCAACATCGGGACGGACCTGTGA